In a single window of the uncultured Pseudodesulfovibrio sp. genome:
- a CDS encoding SIS domain-containing protein, giving the protein MCGIASYLSNRRWVIEPDVSWLGELEASFAAVNGGDDLLAATEPLSALAGRFYDLMSFGLHMRLVGDAEAMRALSGIRDTIRSLRNAAAVKLEQGPRTDELESLREALDDYLWQIEREVLVNVDRTLALMPGDLAADPEVRDRHFLAWGAEQVLQSIDKLEVRGRDSAGVALAFVLPEGVDAEAALTAAQQQELADRSAIGNADTRQVLVRKLADGRTACRFLYKVAQLVGQLGDNGAALREFIKHDELLWAMSAGLQTLNIIAHTRWASNGIISVPNCHPVDGLVEGDMSTGLEKTMFVLNGDVDNYRTLVEESVLAKGAHIPPAISTDAKILPVLFHLGVEENDDAEERFRDVLRRCEGSLAVVMQNLNDFDSQFLAQKGSGQSFYIGRTQDGWLVASEAYGMAARARSSFPVAVHRQGGVSVVLKDTDPAGAIPVARYLDNGEPVELAEEKIEIFSRDIFRGEYAHYIEKEIHEAPDSVRNTLHGKYLKKDGEVAFLPEGFGRGPALVERLKDASRPIRRIISVGQGTAAVAAMAVAQLLRRTLAETGISIESYTGSELIGFMGDERMDDVFLIPVSQSGTTTDTNRVVDLCRDRGAWVNCIVNRRNSPLVQKSDSHIYTSNGRDVEMAVASTKAFYSQIAAGKLLSLWLADILGTMDKPSIFTEVEALEGLPAKIDKVLENKEAIAEVARKYAPVHRYWALVGNGANCIAAQEVRIKLSELCYKSIPCDVTEDKKHIDLSTEPLTLVMASDLPEMVVTDTVKETTIFKAHNGSPIVFCAEDEDRFDRVAEATVKVPRAGGGLDFVLETVAGHWWGVSAAKAIDGHAEPFRKARVLIGEMLEDTATFDRNKLLVALNECNERIASGATDSALPARVAAALANYMLWLVNQAQAIQATEARLADILTILNKAIEEMTRPIDTIRHQAKTVTVGISRPQG; this is encoded by the coding sequence ATGTGTGGAATCGCGAGTTATTTGAGCAACAGGCGGTGGGTGATTGAACCGGACGTATCCTGGCTCGGGGAACTCGAGGCGTCCTTTGCCGCTGTCAACGGCGGTGACGATCTCCTCGCCGCCACCGAGCCGCTGTCCGCGTTGGCCGGTCGGTTTTATGATCTGATGTCCTTCGGGCTGCATATGCGGCTGGTGGGGGATGCCGAGGCGATGCGGGCGTTGTCGGGGATTCGGGACACCATCCGGAGCCTGCGCAATGCGGCGGCCGTGAAGCTGGAGCAGGGGCCGCGCACGGACGAGTTGGAGTCGCTGCGCGAGGCCCTGGACGACTACCTGTGGCAGATCGAGCGCGAGGTGCTGGTCAATGTGGACCGGACCCTGGCGTTGATGCCCGGGGATCTGGCCGCCGACCCCGAGGTGCGCGACCGGCATTTTCTGGCCTGGGGGGCCGAGCAGGTGCTCCAGTCCATCGACAAGCTCGAGGTGCGCGGCCGCGACTCGGCGGGCGTGGCCCTGGCCTTTGTCCTGCCCGAGGGTGTGGACGCGGAGGCCGCTCTGACCGCGGCGCAGCAGCAGGAACTGGCCGACCGCTCCGCCATCGGCAACGCCGACACCCGGCAGGTGCTGGTGCGCAAGCTGGCCGACGGCCGGACCGCCTGCCGCTTCCTGTACAAAGTCGCCCAGCTGGTGGGCCAGCTCGGCGACAACGGCGCGGCACTACGAGAATTCATCAAGCATGACGAGCTGTTGTGGGCCATGTCCGCAGGCTTGCAGACGCTCAACATCATCGCTCACACCCGCTGGGCGTCCAACGGAATCATCTCCGTGCCCAACTGCCACCCGGTGGACGGGCTGGTCGAGGGCGACATGTCCACGGGGTTGGAAAAGACCATGTTCGTACTCAACGGCGACGTGGACAACTACCGCACCCTGGTGGAGGAATCCGTGCTGGCCAAGGGCGCGCACATCCCGCCGGCCATTTCCACCGACGCCAAGATCCTGCCCGTGCTCTTCCACCTGGGCGTGGAGGAGAACGACGACGCCGAAGAGCGGTTCCGGGACGTGCTCCGGCGCTGCGAGGGCTCCCTGGCCGTGGTCATGCAGAACCTGAACGATTTCGACTCGCAATTCCTGGCCCAGAAGGGCTCGGGCCAGTCCTTCTACATCGGCCGCACCCAGGACGGCTGGCTGGTCGCCTCCGAGGCCTACGGCATGGCCGCCCGCGCCCGCTCGTCCTTCCCGGTGGCCGTGCACCGTCAGGGCGGCGTGTCCGTGGTGCTCAAGGACACCGATCCGGCGGGCGCCATCCCGGTGGCCCGCTACCTGGACAACGGCGAGCCCGTGGAACTGGCCGAGGAGAAGATCGAAATCTTCTCGCGCGACATCTTCCGCGGCGAGTACGCCCACTACATCGAGAAGGAAATCCATGAGGCCCCGGACTCGGTGCGCAACACCCTGCACGGCAAATATCTCAAGAAAGACGGCGAGGTGGCGTTCCTGCCCGAGGGGTTCGGACGCGGTCCGGCCCTGGTCGAGCGGCTCAAGGACGCCTCCCGGCCCATCCGCCGGATCATCAGCGTGGGCCAGGGCACGGCCGCCGTGGCCGCCATGGCCGTGGCCCAGCTGCTGCGCCGCACCCTGGCCGAGACCGGCATCTCCATCGAGTCCTACACCGGCTCCGAACTGATCGGTTTCATGGGCGACGAGCGCATGGACGACGTGTTCCTGATCCCGGTCTCGCAGTCGGGCACGACCACGGACACCAACCGGGTTGTGGACCTGTGCCGCGACCGGGGCGCGTGGGTCAACTGCATCGTCAACCGGCGCAACTCGCCCCTGGTCCAGAAGTCGGACTCGCACATCTACACCTCCAACGGCCGCGACGTGGAAATGGCCGTGGCCTCGACCAAGGCGTTCTACTCCCAGATCGCGGCGGGCAAGCTGCTCTCGCTCTGGCTGGCGGACATCCTCGGGACCATGGACAAGCCGTCCATCTTCACGGAAGTGGAGGCGTTGGAAGGGCTGCCCGCCAAGATCGACAAGGTGTTGGAGAACAAGGAAGCCATCGCCGAGGTCGCCCGCAAATACGCGCCCGTGCACCGCTACTGGGCGCTGGTGGGCAACGGCGCCAACTGCATCGCGGCCCAGGAAGTACGCATCAAGCTGTCGGAATTATGCTATAAATCCATCCCGTGCGACGTCACGGAGGACAAGAAGCATATCGACCTTTCCACCGAGCCGCTGACCCTGGTCATGGCCTCGGATCTGCCGGAGATGGTCGTTACGGACACGGTCAAGGAGACCACGATCTTCAAGGCGCACAACGGTTCGCCCATCGTGTTCTGCGCCGAGGACGAGGACCGCTTCGACCGCGTGGCCGAGGCCACGGTCAAGGTGCCCCGCGCTGGCGGCGGCCTGGACTTCGTGCTCGAAACCGTGGCCGGGCATTGGTGGGGCGTATCGGCGGCCAAGGCCATCGACGGCCACGCCGAGCCGTTCCGCAAGGCCCGCGTGCTCATCGGCGAGATGCTCGAGGACACGGCGACCTTTGACCGCAACAAGCTGCTCGTCGCCCTGAACGAGTGCAACGAGCGCATCGCTTCGGGCGCCACGGACTCGGCCCTGCCCGCCCGCGTGGCTGCCGCGCTTGCCAACTACATGCTCTGGCTGGTCAACCAGGCCCAGGCCATTCAGGCCACCGAGGCCCGCCTGGCCGACATCCTGACCATCCTGAACAAGGCCATCGAGGAAATGACCCGCCCCATCGACACCATCCGCCACCAGGCCAAGACCGTCACCGTTGGCATCAGTCGGCCTCAGGGCTAG
- the xrtA gene encoding exosortase A, producing MTVSKWLETNKWYVAAYVVVVGLVYHEIIAAMVSDWARDDNYSHGFLVPLVSGYFLWANRKSILEATVKPSGWGLVVVLVGLAQLIVGSLATEYFTMRTSMIVITGGTILYVLGWEPCRRMLLPLLYLVLMVPIPAIIYDSMTMPLKLFVAKVSVKGLVFFGYPVLREGNIIMLPNITLEVADACSGLRSLMSLIALSVAFAFLTQRGIWKKWVLIISALPVAVVTNILRVFVTGILAKHYGSVAAEGFFHEFAGFMVFFVAMVIMAVIGWLLKLGEKRNES from the coding sequence GTGACAGTTTCCAAATGGCTTGAAACAAACAAGTGGTATGTCGCCGCGTACGTTGTGGTCGTCGGCTTGGTCTACCACGAAATCATCGCCGCCATGGTCTCTGACTGGGCGCGGGACGACAACTATTCCCACGGGTTTCTGGTTCCGCTGGTTTCCGGGTATTTCCTCTGGGCCAACCGCAAGAGTATCCTTGAAGCCACGGTAAAACCGTCAGGCTGGGGGCTGGTTGTCGTTCTTGTGGGTCTGGCCCAGTTGATCGTCGGCTCCCTGGCCACGGAATACTTCACCATGCGGACCTCGATGATCGTCATCACCGGCGGGACAATCCTCTATGTCCTGGGCTGGGAACCATGCCGCCGGATGCTGCTGCCGTTGCTGTATCTTGTCCTGATGGTGCCCATACCGGCTATCATCTACGATTCCATGACCATGCCTCTCAAGCTCTTCGTGGCAAAGGTGTCGGTCAAGGGGTTGGTCTTCTTCGGCTATCCGGTGCTGCGCGAGGGCAACATCATCATGCTGCCCAACATCACCCTGGAGGTGGCGGACGCTTGCAGCGGTTTGCGGTCGCTCATGTCGCTCATCGCGCTCAGCGTGGCCTTCGCCTTCCTGACCCAGCGCGGTATCTGGAAAAAATGGGTACTCATCATCTCGGCTCTGCCAGTGGCCGTGGTCACCAACATCCTGCGGGTCTTTGTGACCGGTATCCTGGCAAAACATTATGGAAGCGTGGCGGCAGAAGGATTTTTCCACGAATTCGCCGGATTCATGGTTTTCTTCGTCGCCATGGTCATCATGGCCGTGATCGGCTGGCTCCTGAAGCTGGGGGAGAAGCGCAATGAATCGTAA
- a CDS encoding phenylacetate--CoA ligase family protein, with amino-acid sequence MSKQARFEGDLFSSVSRNFFAPLWAKYEGSPYLTHLKRFEKTQYADRDDMLKWQWEKLAKLFQHAVENTAFYKEKYKGCRLESLNGLGKLPLLTKDEIRSRSDDMIAKGYDKSSLFRMKTSGSTGVSLELFMDEDSLQWKRGCTVRHDMWTGWKFGERVGAIWGNPEQFADWRAWLRNLLLLRHIPLDTLKMDEAVMDRYHETLRRKRPTVLFGHAHSLYLFAKYCESKGYDDIRPKGIISTAMVLHDFERVVLERVFDCGVYNRYGCEEVSLIGSECDAHSGLHVNMDTLVVEVVDGEGRPLPEGEAGAIVVTDLTNMAMPVIRYKVGDVGVLSNEFCPCGRTAPLITSLQGRIADYVQLTDGSYVSGISLTENFHMALPGVKQLQIVQEELDRLTFRIVPAGTWKKEDATALDGLIRKRFGATMRYDVELVASIQSEDSGKYRFCISKLGEQPF; translated from the coding sequence ATGAGTAAACAAGCCAGGTTTGAGGGAGATCTGTTCTCCTCTGTCTCTCGCAATTTTTTTGCGCCGTTGTGGGCGAAGTATGAGGGTTCTCCCTATCTGACTCACCTGAAGCGTTTCGAGAAGACGCAGTACGCGGACAGGGACGACATGCTGAAGTGGCAGTGGGAAAAACTCGCCAAGCTCTTTCAGCATGCTGTTGAGAACACCGCTTTCTACAAAGAGAAATACAAGGGTTGTCGTCTGGAGAGCTTAAACGGCCTCGGCAAGCTCCCCCTGCTCACTAAAGATGAAATTCGCAGCCGGTCCGATGACATGATCGCCAAGGGCTACGACAAGTCATCGCTGTTCAGGATGAAGACATCCGGCTCCACCGGGGTCTCGCTTGAACTGTTCATGGATGAGGACAGCCTCCAATGGAAAAGAGGGTGCACAGTCAGGCACGACATGTGGACCGGCTGGAAGTTCGGGGAACGGGTTGGCGCGATCTGGGGAAATCCCGAGCAGTTCGCCGACTGGCGGGCCTGGTTGAGGAACCTGCTGCTCCTGAGGCATATCCCCTTGGACACCCTCAAGATGGACGAGGCCGTCATGGACAGATACCACGAAACATTGCGCAGAAAGAGGCCGACGGTTTTGTTCGGCCATGCGCACTCGCTGTATCTGTTCGCCAAGTATTGCGAATCGAAGGGGTATGACGACATCAGGCCCAAGGGGATCATATCCACGGCCATGGTCTTGCATGACTTTGAAAGAGTCGTGCTGGAGCGGGTTTTCGATTGTGGGGTGTATAACCGCTACGGGTGCGAAGAGGTCAGCCTCATTGGCTCGGAGTGTGATGCACACAGCGGGTTGCATGTAAACATGGACACCCTTGTCGTCGAGGTTGTCGATGGAGAGGGCAGACCGCTGCCCGAAGGAGAGGCAGGGGCCATCGTCGTTACGGATCTGACCAATATGGCCATGCCCGTTATCCGCTACAAAGTCGGCGATGTGGGGGTGCTGTCGAACGAGTTCTGCCCGTGCGGCAGAACGGCACCATTGATCACCTCTCTGCAGGGGCGCATCGCCGATTATGTCCAGCTTACGGATGGCAGCTATGTGTCGGGTATTTCCCTGACGGAGAATTTCCATATGGCTCTCCCCGGAGTCAAACAGCTGCAGATTGTTCAGGAAGAACTGGACAGACTCACTTTCAGAATCGTGCCTGCGGGGACCTGGAAGAAAGAGGATGCCACGGCATTGGATGGTTTGATTCGTAAACGCTTCGGAGCAACCATGCGATATGATGTGGAGTTGGTCGCTTCCATACAATCAGAGGACTCCGGGAAATATAGATTCTGCATATCGAAGCTCGGCGAGCAGCCGTTTTGA
- a CDS encoding glycosyltransferase family 4 protein, with protein sequence MIFEHFKNVDEEKYHLLLGSFEEENSSNPMLVAGRELGFDCLSIVTRLKFGLDGVRKIARMLKENEIDVLVAHGYKADILGRLASWMARVPLVVVSHGWTGESSKIKWFDAIDKLFCRFADAVVAVSEEQARRLSRAGVPDKRIHVIKNCIRLPDHRQDRREVRTRYGIPQDTCWLVAGGRLSPEKNFGGLIEAVRRMLPSFSDFRVSIFGEGPEREFLTGLLHRHGLQDRVRLHGFTEDFPGLLAGADMFVLSSLTEGLPVVVLEAMAYGIPVVATDAGGTREVVADGTTGILVPLDDPQALADALVRVASDESLRERLGKGGFELVNSRFTFDRQACLYEGLYDAVIKKRTR encoded by the coding sequence ATGATCTTCGAGCATTTCAAGAATGTCGACGAAGAAAAATACCATCTCCTTTTGGGTTCCTTTGAGGAGGAGAACTCGAGCAACCCCATGCTTGTCGCCGGACGAGAGTTGGGGTTTGACTGTCTCAGTATCGTGACCCGCCTGAAATTCGGTCTCGACGGGGTTCGGAAAATTGCCCGAATGCTCAAGGAAAACGAGATCGACGTACTGGTGGCTCATGGCTACAAGGCGGATATCCTGGGGCGTCTCGCCTCATGGATGGCAAGAGTCCCTCTGGTGGTCGTTTCCCACGGTTGGACCGGGGAGTCGTCCAAGATAAAATGGTTCGACGCCATCGACAAACTGTTTTGCCGCTTTGCTGACGCGGTGGTCGCCGTATCGGAAGAGCAGGCCCGGAGGCTTTCCCGGGCTGGTGTTCCCGACAAACGCATTCATGTCATAAAAAATTGTATCCGGTTGCCTGACCACCGTCAGGACAGGCGGGAAGTGCGCACCCGTTACGGGATCCCGCAGGATACTTGTTGGCTTGTCGCGGGCGGGAGGTTGAGCCCCGAGAAAAATTTCGGCGGGCTTATTGAAGCCGTGAGGAGAATGCTCCCGAGTTTTAGCGATTTTCGCGTGTCGATTTTCGGCGAAGGGCCCGAACGGGAATTTCTGACCGGTCTGCTCCACCGCCATGGACTGCAGGATCGGGTTCGGCTGCATGGTTTCACGGAGGATTTCCCCGGGTTGCTCGCTGGCGCGGATATGTTTGTTCTTTCTTCTCTGACAGAAGGGCTCCCGGTGGTAGTCCTTGAAGCCATGGCCTATGGCATCCCCGTGGTTGCCACGGATGCCGGAGGGACTCGGGAAGTGGTGGCCGACGGCACCACGGGAATCCTGGTGCCGCTCGATGACCCCCAAGCCCTGGCTGATGCCCTGGTGCGTGTGGCGTCCGACGAATCGTTGCGCGAAAGGCTCGGCAAAGGGGGATTTGAACTAGTCAATTCACGGTTCACGTTCGACCGCCAGGCCTGCTTGTACGAGGGCCTGTATGACGCCGTAATCAAGAAGAGGACAAGATGA
- a CDS encoding XrtA system polysaccharide deacetylase produces MSVDMQAITNALTVDVEDYFQVSAFAEAIDRSNWDGYELRVEANTNRVLDLFDRYGVKATFFTLGWIAERVPGLVRRIAERGHEIACHGYGHQLVYDIGPKNFREDIRRSKGILEDLTGKEVIGYRAPSYTITERSLWALDILVEEGFRFDSSIFPIYHDRYGIPNAQRFPHVLKRDAGSIAEFPLTTRRFALLGKSVELPVAGGGYLRLLPVSLIRNSLQRVNTVERQPTVVYFHPWEIDPDQPRVGKLSLKSRFRHYVNLSRTYGKLEVLLKTLSFDSMGAVLSKNGLL; encoded by the coding sequence ATGAGTGTGGATATGCAAGCTATCACGAATGCATTGACTGTGGATGTGGAAGACTACTTCCAGGTGAGCGCGTTTGCCGAAGCCATCGATCGCTCCAATTGGGACGGGTATGAGTTGCGCGTTGAGGCCAACACCAACCGCGTGCTTGATCTTTTTGACAGGTACGGTGTCAAGGCAACATTTTTTACCCTCGGTTGGATCGCGGAAAGGGTACCCGGACTTGTTCGCAGAATAGCGGAAAGGGGCCATGAGATAGCCTGTCACGGTTATGGGCACCAACTCGTTTACGATATTGGTCCGAAAAATTTCCGTGAAGATATACGCCGTTCCAAGGGAATCCTGGAGGACCTGACAGGGAAGGAGGTCATCGGCTACCGCGCTCCCAGCTATACGATCACCGAGCGTTCTCTCTGGGCTCTGGACATACTGGTTGAAGAAGGATTCCGATTCGATTCGAGCATTTTTCCCATCTACCATGACAGATATGGAATTCCGAATGCCCAGCGGTTCCCCCATGTCCTGAAACGGGATGCCGGCAGTATTGCCGAGTTTCCGCTAACGACCAGGCGGTTCGCCCTGTTGGGCAAATCCGTGGAACTGCCGGTTGCCGGTGGCGGCTATCTCCGTCTGCTTCCCGTTTCCCTTATCCGGAATTCCCTGCAGCGCGTGAACACTGTGGAGCGGCAGCCCACTGTTGTCTATTTTCATCCATGGGAGATAGACCCGGATCAGCCCAGGGTCGGCAAGCTCAGCCTCAAGTCCCGTTTTCGTCACTATGTGAATCTATCCAGAACATACGGGAAGTTGGAGGTACTGTTGAAGACCTTGTCTTTTGACTCCATGGGAGCCGTGCTCTCCAAAAACGGCCTGTTGTAG
- a CDS encoding glycosyltransferase family 4 protein, whose protein sequence is MKVLVVDEELPWPLNTGKRLRTYNLLLRMQREHELHLVCHGEADTLPGCPNVVVHPVASPVVAQHGAKFYSALLANLWSPDPYVVQRHSSKGMRKTIADLVASEAFDLVHCEWTPYTVNLLEVLEAYPSVLSTHNVEALIWKRLWEREPNPLKKSYIWLQWKKMEKYEARAVHLYDKVMCVSDEDKQCIVGEFDCPHVTVVPNGVDEQYFAPDAGDEMKNSMVFTGSMDWRPNQDAVNYFVNDIFPLIREALPTASFTIVGRFPPEDMTRKWQRVEGVTVTGTVDDVRTYIARSSLYVVPLRIGGGSRLKILEALSMRKRVLSTTVGAEGLKLDSGQHLMLEDSAEGFARMAVNMLSSPSEFEHLADNGMQRVLSMYTWDSIATVMNDVWMRARESRAHAS, encoded by the coding sequence ATGAAAGTGTTGGTAGTGGATGAAGAGTTGCCTTGGCCGCTGAACACCGGGAAGCGTCTGAGGACGTACAACCTCCTCCTCAGAATGCAAAGAGAGCATGAATTGCATCTCGTATGCCATGGTGAAGCGGATACATTGCCTGGTTGCCCCAATGTGGTGGTGCATCCCGTTGCGTCGCCTGTTGTGGCGCAGCATGGTGCGAAATTTTACTCGGCACTTCTGGCCAATCTATGGTCTCCGGATCCATATGTCGTGCAACGGCATTCCTCGAAGGGCATGCGAAAGACCATCGCCGACTTGGTCGCGAGTGAAGCCTTTGACCTGGTGCATTGTGAGTGGACGCCGTACACGGTGAACCTGCTGGAGGTGCTGGAGGCATACCCGTCGGTTCTCTCCACGCACAATGTCGAGGCGCTTATATGGAAACGGTTGTGGGAGCGTGAGCCCAATCCACTCAAGAAAAGCTACATCTGGCTCCAGTGGAAGAAAATGGAGAAGTACGAAGCCCGGGCGGTCCACCTTTACGACAAGGTGATGTGCGTATCGGACGAGGACAAGCAGTGCATCGTCGGGGAGTTCGATTGTCCCCATGTGACCGTGGTCCCGAACGGGGTGGACGAACAGTATTTTGCCCCGGATGCCGGCGACGAGATGAAAAACAGTATGGTCTTCACGGGATCCATGGATTGGAGGCCGAACCAGGACGCGGTCAACTATTTCGTCAACGACATATTCCCCTTGATCCGCGAGGCCTTGCCGACAGCCTCGTTCACCATCGTCGGCCGGTTCCCTCCGGAGGATATGACAAGGAAGTGGCAACGGGTAGAGGGCGTCACGGTGACCGGGACGGTCGATGATGTGCGGACGTACATCGCCCGGTCCAGTCTTTACGTGGTCCCCTTACGCATTGGAGGCGGCTCCCGGTTGAAGATTCTCGAGGCCCTGTCCATGCGCAAAAGGGTCCTGTCCACAACCGTAGGGGCCGAAGGGTTGAAGCTGGATAGCGGCCAACACCTCATGTTGGAGGATTCGGCGGAAGGTTTTGCCCGGATGGCGGTAAATATGCTTTCCTCGCCATCTGAGTTCGAGCACCTGGCAGACAACGGCATGCAGCGGGTTCTGTCCATGTACACCTGGGATAGTATAGCCACGGTGATGAACGATGTGTGGATGCGGGCCAGGGAGAGCCGTGCGCATGCGAGCTAG
- a CDS encoding glycosyltransferase: protein MSRRIRIAFVIDYIESPTAGTEKQLNTILDNLDTEVFHPCLCILRESEWSRSQYKGEIHHADVPSVSSLSFVPRLLGLARYLRENRFDIVHTFHRDGDLFGTIAARIAGIPVVIGSRRDQGYWLNWKERGLRRLIRRFQTHYITNAHSTRKQMMAQENIPASIIEVIPNGIDLSLFSSSTSREPLRAEWGMDDKDVVIGCVATLRPVKDHDGVLKGFAQACSKNARLRLVLVGDGRCRDDLERLASELGVRSKVTFLGKRRDIPAILSALDVGLLFSKSESMSNTILEYLAAGLPVVCSDVGDASEMVNGENGALVPQGDIPALAEGMLSLGDADVRTRMGAESRSRSRQYEIGLCMERFRSFYMRCVS from the coding sequence ATGAGCCGCAGAATCCGCATCGCCTTCGTCATAGACTATATCGAGAGTCCCACGGCCGGAACAGAAAAGCAGCTGAACACCATTCTGGATAATTTGGATACAGAGGTCTTTCACCCCTGCCTCTGCATTCTGCGGGAGTCGGAATGGTCGAGGTCCCAGTACAAGGGAGAGATTCATCATGCCGACGTTCCGTCGGTTTCGTCCCTGTCCTTTGTCCCACGCCTGCTTGGTCTTGCCAGGTATCTGAGAGAGAACCGGTTTGATATTGTGCATACCTTTCATCGGGACGGGGATCTTTTCGGAACCATTGCCGCAAGAATTGCGGGCATCCCCGTGGTCATCGGCTCCAGAAGGGACCAGGGATACTGGTTGAATTGGAAGGAACGAGGGTTGCGGCGGCTCATACGGCGCTTCCAAACACATTACATCACCAACGCTCACAGTACCCGGAAACAGATGATGGCGCAGGAAAACATACCGGCATCCATCATAGAGGTTATCCCCAACGGGATCGACCTGTCCCTGTTCTCGTCTTCCACGTCTCGTGAACCGCTGCGTGCGGAATGGGGGATGGACGACAAAGACGTTGTGATCGGGTGCGTGGCTACGTTGCGGCCGGTGAAGGACCATGACGGCGTGCTCAAGGGGTTCGCTCAGGCCTGTTCGAAAAATGCTAGGCTCAGGCTGGTGTTGGTGGGAGATGGCCGTTGCAGGGATGACTTGGAGCGGCTTGCGTCGGAACTGGGTGTTCGCTCCAAAGTGACGTTTCTCGGCAAGAGGAGAGACATACCGGCGATCCTTTCCGCATTGGACGTGGGGCTGTTGTTTTCCAAGTCGGAGAGCATGTCCAACACGATTTTGGAATACCTTGCAGCGGGATTACCCGTGGTCTGCAGCGACGTGGGTGACGCGAGTGAAATGGTCAACGGCGAAAACGGTGCCTTGGTACCGCAGGGTGACATCCCGGCGCTCGCCGAAGGGATGTTGAGCCTGGGCGATGCGGATGTTCGTACCCGGATGGGTGCGGAAAGCCGGAGCCGAAGCCGACAATACGAGATCGGACTCTGCATGGAGAGATTCAGGTCCTTCTATATGAGGTGCGTTTCATGA
- a CDS encoding exosortase C-terminal domain/associated protein EpsI, protein MNRKFVLVLILLLAAGAYIHLVEARPMLLEKPLAEFPVRVGEWRMVQEDIFSSEIMAILRPTDYMSRDYVDREGHRVTLYIGYHGGRKGDGGIHSPRNCLPSAGWYTNSTGLVEIPLSDGQDIKIADIVMSKNVHTVSFYYWYQVRGEILTNEYALKLSEIWNTLVSRRKDAAFIRVSMPLEEGQKGPSETLNSFVRTFYPVIAGWLPSK, encoded by the coding sequence ATGAATCGTAAATTCGTCCTCGTCCTCATCCTGTTGCTCGCAGCCGGGGCCTATATCCATCTTGTCGAGGCGCGGCCCATGCTCCTGGAAAAGCCCTTGGCTGAATTCCCCGTAAGAGTGGGGGAATGGAGGATGGTCCAGGAGGACATCTTCTCCTCGGAGATTATGGCCATTCTGCGCCCGACGGATTACATGTCCAGGGATTACGTGGACAGGGAAGGCCATAGGGTAACCCTCTACATCGGTTATCATGGGGGCAGAAAGGGCGACGGTGGAATCCACTCCCCGCGCAACTGCCTGCCCAGCGCTGGCTGGTACACCAATTCTACCGGGCTCGTTGAGATCCCCCTTTCCGATGGGCAGGACATCAAGATCGCGGACATCGTCATGAGCAAGAATGTCCATACGGTATCCTTCTATTATTGGTATCAGGTTCGAGGGGAAATCCTGACGAACGAGTATGCCCTCAAGCTGTCCGAGATATGGAACACATTGGTTTCCAGGCGTAAGGACGCCGCTTTTATACGCGTGTCCATGCCCCTCGAGGAGGGCCAGAAAGGCCCTTCGGAGACGCTAAACAGCTTCGTGCGAACCTTTTATCCCGTTATTGCGGGATGGTTGCCCTCAAAATAA